A section of the Rossellomorea marisflavi genome encodes:
- the cydC gene encoding thiol reductant ABC exporter subunit CydC, with protein MRELTEILRLTVKKKKDVVLSAVFGTVAGLTSVGVFALSGYMISQAALEVPLYVLTIMIALMKLFGILKAVTRYAERYYSHRATFTILANLRASIFDRLETIAPTIFQRYKSGDLLARIVGDVESLQNFFLRVFYPPLVMMVVFIATILFTLFYSLATGVLLIVGMLLTGFLIPSLVSLKQRKIESRVRERRSELSSGTTEFLYGFRELKIHQQLSHQEETLGGSSSAYVKEQDLESRHSLFSHTINLLVSLLITWLVLVLGVYAVGEGTLDGVLLAMLVMISLTVFDEAIPMATLPYHLEDSRKASKRLGEIQGGELKGRRSEEAPDHAPSFTLEKVGFTFEGGGRSSISDVDLYIPEGSKTAVIGASGSGKSTLFNLLLTFYSPDEGQILMDSRPIDAFKRESLWQKAAVILQENHFFHGSIRDNLLIAGEFGDEELQRVLLKVKLPFRLEDTVTEKGGNLSGGEKQRMAIARAILKGGPLWILDEPTSSIDPMLEAELMDVIRKESENSTLLLISHRLTGLEEMDQIVVMEEGEIVEIGNYQELMDLKGYFYHMKEIEKNVIFQ; from the coding sequence ATGAGAGAGTTGACTGAGATCCTTCGATTGACTGTAAAAAAGAAAAAAGATGTTGTCCTTTCTGCTGTCTTCGGTACGGTGGCCGGTCTTACATCCGTCGGGGTTTTCGCTTTGAGTGGATATATGATTTCCCAAGCGGCACTTGAAGTGCCCCTTTATGTTCTGACCATCATGATTGCTTTAATGAAGCTGTTCGGCATCCTGAAGGCAGTGACAAGGTATGCAGAGCGCTATTATTCCCACCGGGCGACGTTCACGATCCTTGCCAACTTGAGGGCATCGATCTTTGACCGGTTGGAAACCATTGCGCCGACGATTTTTCAGCGATACAAAAGCGGTGATCTCCTGGCTCGGATTGTGGGAGATGTAGAGAGCCTTCAAAACTTCTTCTTGAGGGTCTTCTATCCGCCTCTGGTTATGATGGTTGTTTTTATCGCCACCATACTTTTTACTCTCTTCTATTCTTTGGCGACTGGAGTATTGCTGATTGTGGGGATGCTGCTCACCGGTTTCTTGATTCCCTCCCTGGTCAGCCTGAAACAAAGGAAAATTGAATCACGTGTGAGAGAGCGTCGCAGTGAGCTATCGTCCGGTACTACAGAATTCCTGTATGGCTTCAGGGAACTGAAAATTCATCAGCAATTATCCCATCAAGAAGAGACACTCGGCGGTTCTTCCTCTGCGTATGTGAAAGAGCAGGATCTGGAAAGCCGTCACTCCTTATTCAGCCATACCATCAACCTGCTCGTCTCACTGCTGATCACATGGCTGGTATTGGTTCTCGGTGTGTATGCCGTCGGGGAAGGGACCCTAGATGGTGTCCTCCTTGCCATGCTCGTCATGATTTCACTGACTGTCTTTGATGAAGCAATACCGATGGCGACCCTTCCTTACCATTTAGAAGATTCAAGGAAGGCATCCAAACGCCTTGGTGAAATTCAAGGTGGAGAGCTTAAGGGCCGAAGGAGTGAAGAGGCTCCCGATCATGCGCCCTCCTTTACGCTGGAAAAGGTGGGGTTCACCTTTGAGGGAGGGGGGAGGTCCTCGATCTCTGACGTCGACCTTTATATACCGGAAGGGTCGAAGACGGCTGTCATCGGTGCATCGGGTTCCGGAAAATCAACGTTATTCAATCTGCTTCTAACTTTTTATTCACCGGATGAGGGACAGATCCTAATGGATTCCCGTCCCATTGATGCCTTCAAGCGGGAAAGCCTGTGGCAAAAAGCTGCCGTCATCCTTCAGGAAAACCACTTCTTTCATGGATCAATCAGAGATAATTTGCTGATTGCCGGTGAGTTCGGTGATGAAGAGTTGCAAAGGGTCCTCTTAAAAGTGAAGCTTCCATTCAGGTTGGAGGACACCGTGACTGAAAAGGGCGGGAACCTGTCAGGAGGAGAGAAGCAGAGGATGGCCATTGCCCGGGCAATCTTGAAAGGCGGTCCACTTTGGATCCTGGACGAGCCGACTTCTTCCATCGATCCCATGCTTGAAGCCGAACTGATGGACGTTATCCGGAAAGAGTCGGAGAATAGTACGCTTCTTCTCATCAGTCATCGATTGACCGGGCTTGAAGAAATGGATCAAATTGTAGTGATGGAGGAAGGGGAGATTGTTGAAATCGGCAACTATCAGGAGCTGATGGACCTTAAGGGGTATTTCTATCACATGAAGGAAATTGAAAAGAACGTGATTTTCCAATAG
- the cydD gene encoding thiol reductant ABC exporter subunit CydD, whose protein sequence is MMTLYSSSILLGLAIVAQAYLIAGIVDRVFLKGASLTEVWPLLTALLLAFASRAVFSWLNGRTGIRLASSVKGEVRKKLLNKWAHQPLTASVGSQAGRKVSVLMEAVDGLDGYYSKYVPQRIETTLVPLMILVVLFKEHWFTGLIILITAPFIPIFMALIGIKTKEKSEDQMEKLESFSGTFLDVLQGLTTLKLFGKGKTKSSEIMESSLNFRESTMEVLKTAFLSSLMLEFISMLSIGLIALEVGLRLIVFDSISFYTAFFVLILAPEFYLSMKQLGSAFHTGRGSSGSVKAVKDELERDDGEILWGDSLIHAEDGPPPIDLKGVGHAYSQGAFRLKPLSVHIEPFSKVAIIGESGSGKTTLLHILSGLIDPAEGQVMVNGQSRRQFTERSWFGLIAYISQNPYIFAGTIEENMAAGSLHTAKELEDAAEKAGLTDLIFSLKEGFQTVIGEGGRGLSGGEKQRIALARAFLRKPSIVLLDEPTTGLDLKTESILQQSIQELSRSSTIVTVAHRLHTIRHSDQILVLKEGALIGEGTHEELLKELPAYERMIAVQKGVNII, encoded by the coding sequence ATGATGACTTTATATAGTTCTTCCATTCTTTTGGGTCTCGCCATTGTCGCTCAGGCATACTTGATCGCGGGGATTGTAGACAGGGTTTTCCTGAAGGGAGCTTCCTTGACAGAAGTATGGCCTCTATTGACAGCACTGCTTTTGGCTTTCGCATCCAGGGCGGTTTTCAGCTGGTTGAACGGCAGAACAGGGATCCGGCTTGCATCATCTGTGAAAGGAGAGGTCAGGAAAAAACTCTTGAACAAATGGGCTCATCAGCCACTCACTGCTTCTGTAGGCAGTCAGGCGGGAAGGAAGGTATCCGTCCTGATGGAAGCGGTCGACGGGCTTGATGGCTACTATAGCAAGTATGTGCCTCAACGAATTGAAACAACGCTCGTCCCACTGATGATTTTGGTGGTCCTATTCAAGGAACACTGGTTCACAGGACTGATCATCCTGATTACGGCTCCCTTCATCCCGATCTTCATGGCACTCATCGGGATCAAAACGAAGGAAAAATCAGAAGACCAGATGGAAAAGCTTGAATCGTTCTCCGGTACATTTCTTGATGTCCTTCAAGGGTTGACGACATTGAAGCTATTCGGGAAAGGAAAGACGAAGAGTTCAGAGATCATGGAGAGCTCGCTGAACTTCCGCGAGTCCACAATGGAGGTGCTGAAGACTGCCTTCCTATCCTCCTTGATGCTCGAGTTCATCTCCATGCTGAGCATCGGCCTGATCGCCCTCGAAGTCGGTCTGCGTCTGATCGTGTTCGACAGCATCTCATTTTACACTGCATTCTTTGTCCTCATCCTGGCACCTGAATTCTATCTTTCCATGAAGCAGTTGGGGAGTGCCTTCCATACAGGAAGGGGTAGTTCAGGTTCCGTTAAAGCGGTGAAGGATGAGCTTGAACGGGATGACGGGGAGATCCTCTGGGGGGATAGTCTCATTCATGCGGAGGATGGACCGCCCCCAATCGATCTGAAAGGGGTCGGTCACGCCTATTCACAAGGTGCTTTTCGTCTTAAGCCCTTGTCAGTCCATATTGAACCGTTCAGCAAGGTGGCCATCATCGGTGAAAGTGGATCCGGAAAAACGACCCTCCTGCATATCCTTTCAGGATTGATCGATCCAGCCGAGGGACAAGTGATGGTGAATGGCCAATCAAGAAGACAGTTTACAGAACGTTCGTGGTTCGGGCTCATCGCATATATCTCGCAGAACCCATATATTTTTGCCGGGACGATAGAAGAGAACATGGCAGCCGGGTCCCTTCATACAGCAAAGGAACTGGAGGATGCGGCTGAAAAAGCCGGACTGACGGATCTGATCTTCAGTCTGAAGGAAGGATTCCAGACCGTGATCGGCGAAGGGGGCAGGGGACTGTCGGGTGGAGAGAAGCAACGGATCGCCCTTGCAAGGGCCTTTTTGCGGAAGCCATCCATCGTCTTGCTTGATGAACCGACCACCGGACTCGACCTGAAGACAGAGTCGATTCTTCAGCAGTCGATCCAGGAGCTATCCCGGTCTTCCACCATCGTCACGGTTGCTCATAGATTGCACACCATCCGCCATTCCGATCAAATCCTTGTATTGAAAGAGGGAGCACTCATCGGAGAGGGTACTCACGAGGAATTGCTCAAGGAGCTGCCTGCATACGAGCGCATGATTGCGGTACAAAAAGGAGTGAACATCATATGA
- a CDS encoding multidrug effflux MFS transporter, whose amino-acid sequence MKELAHTQSKTYLFIFIVIMGCLSAFGPLTIDMYLPGLPTLASDLGTNASTAQLSLTACLIGLAAGQLIVGPYSDMVGRKKPLIVALILFTISSVLCMFTGSIWGLIVLRFIQGLTGAAGMVISRAGMRDRFSGQELTKYFAMLMLVNGLAPIAAPVAGGQLLQFMSWRGIFGVLALIGGIMLLAVCFGLSETLPIERRKTGGISSVFNTFGRLIRNRVFMGYVLVQGFAMSAMFAYISGSTFVLQDIYGLSPQMFSLIFALNGLGLIIATQATGKLAPVFGETSLLRYGILQGLLASVLLIVSISLEASVVFICIFLFLTVSTVGIVNTTVFSLAMSDQGDNAGSAAALLGLLPFILGGAAAPLVGLGDGASAVPMAVVIAICEAVAVVSYFIMVRKKG is encoded by the coding sequence ATGAAGGAATTAGCACACACGCAATCAAAAACGTATTTATTCATTTTCATCGTGATCATGGGGTGCCTAAGTGCATTCGGACCACTGACAATCGATATGTACCTTCCGGGTCTGCCTACTCTTGCATCTGATCTTGGTACGAACGCCTCCACTGCTCAGCTTAGTCTGACGGCCTGCCTGATCGGACTTGCCGCAGGGCAGCTCATCGTAGGTCCTTATTCGGATATGGTGGGAAGGAAAAAGCCGCTGATTGTGGCATTGATCCTCTTCACCATTTCATCGGTTTTGTGCATGTTCACAGGTTCAATCTGGGGACTTATTGTTCTCCGTTTCATTCAGGGTCTCACAGGTGCTGCCGGCATGGTCATTTCAAGGGCTGGCATGCGGGATCGCTTTTCCGGACAGGAATTGACGAAGTACTTTGCCATGCTGATGCTCGTCAATGGGTTGGCACCTATTGCAGCGCCAGTGGCCGGGGGACAGCTTCTTCAATTCATGTCGTGGAGGGGAATCTTCGGTGTCCTTGCCCTCATCGGGGGAATCATGCTTCTTGCCGTCTGCTTCGGATTGAGTGAAACGCTACCGATAGAAAGAAGGAAGACCGGGGGGATCTCCAGCGTTTTCAACACCTTCGGCCGTTTGATCAGAAACCGGGTTTTCATGGGGTATGTCCTGGTACAAGGGTTCGCCATGAGTGCCATGTTCGCCTATATTTCAGGCTCCACCTTCGTCCTGCAGGATATTTATGGACTATCTCCACAAATGTTCAGTCTGATCTTCGCCTTGAACGGCCTCGGTCTCATCATTGCAACCCAGGCAACCGGGAAACTCGCACCCGTCTTCGGTGAAACATCGTTGCTGAGGTATGGCATCCTTCAAGGACTATTGGCTAGCGTGTTGCTCATTGTCAGCATCTCACTGGAGGCCTCGGTCGTATTCATCTGTATCTTCCTTTTCCTGACGGTATCCACTGTCGGAATCGTGAATACTACCGTATTTTCCCTTGCGATGAGTGATCAGGGAGATAACGCAGGGAGTGCAGCTGCCCTCCTTGGATTATTGCCATTCATTCTTGGTGGTGCGGCGGCACCCCTCGTCGGACTGGGTGACGGGGCTTCAGCGGTCCCCATGGCTGTCGTCATTGCCATTTGTGAAGCTGTGGCTGTAGTATCCTACTTTATCATGGTAAGGAAAAAGGGTTGA
- a CDS encoding MerR family transcriptional regulator: MKDQFTIGQMSKLYDIPVKTLRYYDEIGLFTPYHTDGETGYRYYRAEQFQQLDMISFLKSLGVPLKEIKQKMEHSTLDQFLHTLEKYEENTRRKMDELKTTHRHLSQKIQQLQLAKTTERGPLLSSLPKRSIWKEERSFSSLDDMEVLLREIKKTVNHMTPIMVGSVGLFVSPEHIKSDEEFVYDGLYILLEEESGYDILPEGTYATVYSLEDRRRDSYYYNMLVDFVSGLGMETEGPLYTRQIVDSFISHMKDERLTEYQIKVRG; this comes from the coding sequence ATGAAGGATCAGTTCACCATCGGACAAATGTCAAAGCTTTATGATATACCAGTGAAAACCTTGAGATATTATGATGAAATCGGGCTATTCACCCCTTATCATACGGATGGGGAAACAGGTTATCGGTATTACCGTGCCGAGCAGTTCCAGCAGCTCGATATGATCAGCTTTTTGAAAAGCTTGGGTGTGCCTCTGAAGGAAATTAAGCAAAAAATGGAGCACAGTACGCTGGACCAGTTCTTGCACACTCTTGAGAAATACGAGGAAAACACGAGAAGGAAAATGGATGAATTGAAAACAACTCATCGGCATCTCTCCCAAAAAATTCAGCAGCTTCAGCTTGCGAAGACAACGGAACGGGGGCCTTTGCTCTCCTCTCTGCCGAAGAGAAGCATTTGGAAAGAAGAGCGTTCATTTTCTTCCCTTGATGATATGGAAGTGCTCTTAAGGGAAATCAAGAAAACCGTCAATCATATGACGCCCATCATGGTCGGTTCTGTCGGCTTGTTTGTATCACCTGAGCACATCAAGAGTGATGAAGAGTTTGTCTACGACGGATTGTATATCCTTCTTGAAGAAGAATCAGGATACGACATCCTTCCGGAAGGGACATATGCCACAGTCTATTCTCTCGAGGATCGCAGGAGGGATTCCTACTATTATAATATGCTTGTGGATTTTGTATCTGGACTGGGAATGGAAACGGAGGGACCTCTATATACAAGGCAGATTGTCGATTCCTTCATCTCCCACATGAAGGACGAGCGATTGACAGAGTATCAGATTAAAGTTCGTGGTTGA
- a CDS encoding nitroreductase family protein: MDSFFQIIEERRSVKVYDPTVEIPREELLHLVETTGKAPSAWNLQHWNFLVFDSKEVQKRLLPIAFNQQQVLDASAVIAVLGDLEANRNVDPVFDPSVAKGEMTQEIKDVLKGQIDGAYTRPGYARDAAFSNASLAAMQLMLTAKAKGWDTCPIGGFDPAALAKEFNVSQRYIPIMLITVGKPLQEARKSDRLEPMNLIQWAE, encoded by the coding sequence ATGGACTCATTCTTTCAGATTATTGAAGAGCGACGGTCAGTTAAAGTATATGACCCGACAGTAGAAATTCCTCGTGAAGAACTTCTTCACCTAGTAGAAACAACAGGAAAGGCTCCATCTGCATGGAATCTGCAGCACTGGAATTTCCTTGTCTTCGACTCCAAAGAGGTCCAAAAGAGACTTCTTCCGATTGCATTCAACCAGCAACAGGTTCTTGATGCTTCTGCCGTCATCGCTGTCCTTGGTGACTTGGAAGCCAACCGCAATGTAGATCCAGTATTCGATCCGTCTGTTGCCAAAGGTGAAATGACACAAGAAATCAAAGACGTTTTAAAAGGGCAGATTGACGGTGCCTATACTCGTCCCGGGTACGCACGTGATGCCGCGTTCAGTAATGCATCCCTTGCTGCGATGCAGCTAATGCTGACGGCAAAGGCAAAAGGCTGGGATACATGTCCGATTGGTGGATTCGATCCTGCAGCCCTTGCAAAAGAATTCAATGTATCACAACGATACATTCCGATCATGCTGATCACTGTCGGCAAGCCTCTCCAAGAAGCGAGAAAATCTGATCGTCTTGAGCCTATGAATTTGATTCAGTGGGCTGAGTGA
- a CDS encoding DinB family protein encodes MIDYRITRKDGFDHKIGELISMLEHTRSVTMEELSGISREELEYMEDPGGNTIASLLMHIAAIEFVHQIISFEERDLTDEEADTWGKALDLGNPATLHYQGLEVDEYLEALKKVRSVTVSSFSQLSDQWLDEERRRGNGVSYNFYYIWYHVMEDEINHRGQIRLLRRKYREGSN; translated from the coding sequence GTGATTGATTATAGGATTACAAGGAAAGATGGCTTTGATCATAAGATTGGTGAACTGATATCCATGTTGGAGCATACCAGGAGCGTGACGATGGAAGAATTAAGTGGAATCAGCCGGGAAGAGCTTGAGTATATGGAGGACCCCGGTGGAAATACCATCGCAAGCCTCCTCATGCATATTGCAGCAATTGAATTTGTCCATCAGATCATCTCTTTTGAAGAAAGGGACCTGACTGATGAAGAAGCAGACACATGGGGTAAGGCCCTTGACTTGGGGAATCCGGCCACTCTGCACTATCAGGGGCTGGAGGTTGATGAGTACCTTGAAGCGTTAAAAAAGGTTCGGAGTGTTACTGTCTCTTCTTTCTCTCAGCTTTCAGACCAATGGCTAGATGAAGAAAGAAGGAGGGGAAACGGGGTTTCCTATAACTTCTATTATATCTGGTACCACGTGATGGAGGATGAAATCAATCATCGAGGACAGATACGTCTATTGAGAAGGAAGTATAGAGAGGGTTCAAACTAG